The Theropithecus gelada isolate Dixy chromosome X, Tgel_1.0, whole genome shotgun sequence genome includes a window with the following:
- the GPRASP1 gene encoding G-protein coupled receptor-associated sorting protein 1 has product MTGAEIESGAQVKPEKKPGEEVVGGAEIENDVPLVVRPKVRTQAQIMPGARPKDKSKVIPGASTKVETSAVGGARPKSKAKAIPVSRFKEEAQMWAQPRFGPERLSKTERNSQTNIIASPLVSTDSVLVAKTKYLSEDRELVNTDTESFPERKAHYQAGFQPFFRSKEETNMGSWCCPRPTSKQEVSPNSDFKWVDKSSVSSLFWSGDEVTAKFHPGNRVKDSARSRHMANQEANTMSRSQTNQELYISSSSGSEDESVKTPWFWARDKTNTWSGPREDPNSRSRFRAKKEVYVESSSGSEHEDHLESWFGAGEEAKFRCKMRARKETNNRARHRAKREACIDFMPGSIDVIKRESCFWPEENANTFSRPMIKKEARARAMAKEEAKTKARARAKQEARSEEEALIGTWFWATDESSMADEASIESSLQVEDESIIGSWFWTEEEASMGTGASSKSRPRTDGEPIGDSLFGTGEKTSMKTGAEATSECILAADDEQVIIGSWFWAGEEVNQEAEEETIFGSWFWVTDAASVESGFGVSCESRSRSEEEEVIGPWFWSGEQVDIEAGIGEEARPGAEEETIFGSWFWAENHTYMDCRAEASCGTMQGAEEEGPIIGSWFWTRVEACVEADVNSKSSLEDKEEAMIPCFGAKEKVSMKHGTDVRCRFMAGAEETNNRSCFWAEKEPCMYPTCGGIWKTRPEEEEDIVNSWFWSRKYTKPEAIIGSWLWATEESNIDGTGEEAKLLTEEETMINSWFWKDEAISEATDREESRPEAEEGDIIGSWFWAGEEDRLEPAAEVREEDRLVAEKEGIVGSWFGAREETIRREAGSCSKSSPKAEEEEVIIGSWFWEEEASLEAVAGVSFESKPGTEKEEITVGSWFWPEEETSIEAGSQAVEEMESETEEETIFGSWFWAGKEVSEEAGPCCVSKSEDDEEMIIESWFWSGDKATKETGTVATCESKPENEEGAIVGSWFEAEDEVDNRTDNGSNCESRTLADEDEAIVGSWFWAGDEAHFGSNPSPVFRAICRSTCSVEQEPDPSRRPQSWEEVTVQFKPGPWGRVGFPSISPFRFPKEAASLFCEMFGGKPRNVVLSPEGEDQESLLQPDQPDPEFPFQYDPSYRSVQEIREHLRAKESAEPESWSCSCIQCELKIGSEEFEELLLLMEKIRDPFIHEISKIAMGMRSASQFTRDFIRDSGVVSLIETLLNYPSSRVRTRFLENMIRMAPPYPNLNMIQTYICKVCEETLAYSLDSPEQLSGIRMIRHLTITTDYHTLVANYMSGFLSLLATGNTKTRFHILKMLLNLSENLLMTKELLSAEAVSEFMGLFNREETNDNIQIVLAIFENIGNNIKKETVFTDDDFNLEPLISAFHKVEKFAKELQGKTDNQNDPEGDQEN; this is encoded by the coding sequence ATGACTGGGGCAGAGATTGAGTCTGGTGCCCAGGTCAAGCCTGAAAAGAAGCCTGGGGAAGAGGTTGTAGGTGGGGCTGAGATAGAGAATGATGTCCCTCTGGTGGTCAGACCCAAGGTTAGGACCCAGGCCCAGATAATGCCTGGGGCAAGGCCCAAGGATAAGTCCAAGGTTATACCTGGAGCAAGCACCAAAGTTGAGACAAGTGCAGTGGGTGGGGCACGTCCTAAGAGTAAGGCCAAGGCAATACCTGTTTCACGATTTAAGGAAGAAGCCCAGATGTGGGCTCAGCCCAGGTTTGGTCCTGAAAGATTGTCtaagacagagagaaactcccaGACCAATATCATAGCCTCTCCACTTGTCAGTACTGATTCTGTGTTGGTTGCTAAAACAAAGTACCTGTCTGAGGATAGAGAACTGGTTAATACAGACACTGAGAGCTTTCCTGAAAGGAAGGCCCATTACCAAGCAGGATTCCAACCTTTCTTTAGGTCAAAGGAGGAGACCAATATGGGGTCCTGGTGCTGTCCTAGGCCTACCTCCAAACAAGAAGTCTCTCCTAATTCTGATTTCAAATGGGTAGACAAATCTTCTGTGAGTTCCTTGTTCTGGAGTGGAGATGAGGTCACTGCAAAATTTCATCCTGGGAATAGGGTAAAAGACAGTGCCAGATCCAGGCACATGGCCAATCAAGAGGCTAATACCATGTCTAGGTCCCAAACTAACCAGGAGCTCTATATTTCATCTAGTTCTGGTTCTGAGGATGAGTCTGTAAAGACACCCTGGTTCTGGGCCAGAGATAAAACCAACACCTGGTCTGGGCCCAGGGAAGATCCCAATAGCAGGTCCAGGTTTAGGGCTAAGAAAGAAGTCTATGTTGAATCCAGTTCTGGGTCTGAGCATGAAGACCATTTGGAATCTTGGTTTGGGGCTGGAGAGGAGGCCAAATTCAGGTGCAAAATGAGAGCCAGGAAGGAGACCAATAACAGGGCCAGGCATAGGGCCAAACGAGAAGCTTGCATTGATTTCATGCCTGGGTCTATAGATGTAATTAAAAGAGAGTCCTGTTTCTGGCCTGAAGAAAATGCTAATACCTTTTCAAGGCCCATGATCAAGAAAGAGGCTAGGGCCAGAGCAATGGCAAAGGAAGAGGCTAAAACGAAGGCCCGAGCCAGGGCCAAGCAAGAAGCCAGGTCAGAGGAGGAAGCCCTCATTGGGACCTGGTTCTGGGCTACAGATGAGTCCAGCATGGCAGATGAAGCCAGCATCGAGTCCAGTCTACAAGTGGAGGATGAGTCCATAATTGGGAGTTGGTTCTGGACTGAAGAAGAGGCCAGTATGGGGACTGGGGCTAGCAGTAAATCCAGACCGAGGACTGATGGAGAGCCTATTGGTGATTCCTTATTTGGGACTGGGGAAAAGACCAGTATGAAAACTGGGGCTGAGGCCACCTCTGAATGTATACTAGCAGCTGATGATGAACAGGTCATTATTGGTTCCTGGTTCTGGGCTGGTGAAGAGGTCAaccaagaggctgaggaagagaccATTTTTGGGTCTTGGTTCTGGGTCACTGATGCAGCCAGTGTGGAATCTGGTTTTGGGGTCAGCTGTGAGTCCAGGTCAAGGTCTGAGGAAGAAGAGGTCATTGGTCCCTGGTTTTGGTCTGGAGAACAAGTTGATATAGAGGCTGGGATTGGAGAAGAGGCCAGGCCAGGAGCTGAAGAAGAGACAATATTCGGGTCCTGGTTTTGGGCTGAAAACCACACCTATATGGATTGTAGGGCTGAAGCTAGCTGTGGCACCATGCAaggggctgaggaggaggggCCCATTATTGGGTCCTGGTTTTGGACCAGAGTAGAAGCTTGTGTGGAGGCTGATGTCAACAGCAAGTCTAGCCTGGAAGACAAGGAAGAGGCCATGATACCATGTTTTGGGGCCAAAGAAAAGGTCAGTATGAAGCATGGGACTGATGTCAGATGCAGATTTATGGCAGGGGCTGAGGAGACCAATAATAGGTCTTGCTTCTGGGCAGAAAAAGAACCCTGTATGTATCCTACCTGTGGAGGAATTTGGAAGACTAGaccagaggaggaagaggacattGTCAATTCATGGTTCTGGTCCAGAAAATACACAAAGCCAGAGGCCATTATAGGGTCCTGGTTATGGGCTACAGAAGAGAGTaatatagatggaactggagaagaGGCCAAGTTATTGACTGAAGAGGAGACCATGATCAATTCCTGGTTCTGGAAAGATGAAGCCATTTCAGAGGCTACTGACAGAGAAGAGTCCAGGCCAGAAGCTGAGGAGGGGGACATTATTGGTTCTTGGTTCTGGGCTGGAGAAGAGGACAGACTAGAGCCAGCTGCTGAGGTTAGAGAAGAGGACAGGCTAGTAGCTGAGAAAGAAGGTATTGTTGGTTCCTGGTTTGGGGCCAGAGAAGAGACCATTAGAAGAGAGGCTGGGTCTTGCAGCAAATCCAGTCCTAAAGCTGAAGAGGAAGAAGTCATTATTGGGTCCTGGTTCTGGGAAGAAGAGGCCAGTCTGGAGGCAGTGGCAGGAGTCAGCTTTGAGTCAAAGCCAGGGACTGAGAAGGAAGAAATCACTGTTGGGTCCTGGTTCTGGCCTGAAGAAGAAACCAGTATAGAGGCTGGATCTCAGGCAGTAGAGGAGATGGAGTCAGAGACTGAAGAGGAAACCATTTTTGGGTCCTGGTTCTGGGCTGGAAAAGAAGTCAGTGAAGAAGCAGGACCATGCTGTGTATCCAAGTCAGAGGATGATGAAGAGATGATTATTGAGTCCTGGTTCTGGTCTGGAGACAAAGCCACTAAGGAAACTGGAACTGTGGCCACCTGTGAATCTAAGCCAGAAAATGAGGAAGGGGCCATTGTTGGGTCTTGGTTTGAGGCTGAAGATGAGGTAGATAACAGGACTGACAATGGAAGCAACTGTGAGTCCAGGACATTAGCTGATGAAGATGAGGCCATAGTGGGGTCCTGGTTCTGGGCAGGAGATGAGGCCCATTTTGGATCAAATCCTAGCCCCGTGTTCAGGGCCATTTGCAGGTCTACGTGTTCGGTTGAACAGGAGCCTGATCCTTCACGCAGGCCTCAGAGTTGGGAGGAGGTTACTGTTCAGTTCAAGCCTGGTCCATGGGGTAGGGTCGGCTTCCCATCTATAAGTCCCTTTAGATTTCCAAAAGAGGCAGCATCTTTATTCTGTGAAATGTTTGGGGGCAAACCCAGGAACGTGGTACTTAGCCCAGAAGGGGAAGATCAGGAATCTTTGCTTCAGCCTGATCAGCCTGATCCTGAGTTCCCATTTCAGTATGATCCTTCCTACCGGTCAGTCCAGGAAATTCGAGAGCATCTTAGGGCCAAAGAGAGTGCAGAGCCTGAGAGTTGGTCCTGTAGCTGCATACAATGTGAGCTGAAAATTGGTTCTGAAGAGtttgaagaacttcttttattAATGGAAAAAATTCGGGATCCTTTTATtcatgaaatatctaaaattgcaATGGGTATGAGAAGTGCTTCTCAATTTACCCGAGATTTCATTCGAGATTCAGGTGTTGTCTCACTTATTGAAACCTTGCTTAATTATCCATCCTCCCGAGTTAGAACAAGGTTTTTGGAAAATATGATTCGCATGGCCCCACCTTATCCGAATCTAAACATGATTCAGACATACATATGTAAAGTGTGTGAGGAAACCCTTGCTTATAGCTTGGATTCCCCAGAACAGCTGTCTGGAATAAGGATGATTAGACATCTTACTATTACTACTGACTATCACACACTGGTTGCCAATTATATGTCTGGGTTTCTCTCCTTATTAGCTACAGGCAATACCAAAACAAggtttcatattttgaaaatgctACTGAATTTGTCTGAAAATCTTTTAATGACAAAAGAACTACTCAGTGCTGAAGCAGTGTCAGAATTTATGGGTCTTTTTAACAGGGAAGAGACAAATGACAATATTCAAATTGTTCTTGCAATATTTGAGAATATTGGTAACaatatcaaaaaagaaacagtgttCACTGATGATGATTTCAATCTTGAGCCGCTTATTTCTGCATTCCACAAAGTTGAGAAATTTGCTAAGGAACTGCAAGGCAAAACAGACAATCAAAATGACCCTGAAGGGGACCAAGAAAATTAG